The sequence GATTCTTCTGCCCAGAAAAACTTAGATGACTTGTCAGGAACCTcgtttttatgtttgttacttTTATCTGCAAAATTAGCTCCACCACTTACAAAGAAGTTCATCTTCAACCCAGGCCGTGTAACCAACAGATGCTGTAATAGACACATATAATGTCATAtgcatataattttataaataatgttaaagttaaaaactaaaggtcactgtacagccttcaacaaagggcaatttttaatttaagctTGCAGTGGCAATATTCCATCCATACTTTGATACAACTTTAATATTAAATCAATCATGGTTATTATAAGGGTTCATTTGAACTCATATGACTCCTATCAATAACATGCCAAGTTCATTCTACCAATAATTTGTGTACATGACAGCATATTTtatcaactttttacttgtttggctttataaatattttgatatgagcatcaatgatgagtcttatgtagacaaaacatgcatctggcatactaaattataatcctggtacctttgataattattattacTTCAGTCCCACAGAGCTAAATaggaaaataatgataattacataaaaaaaaaatctttgactTTTGATTAATCAAGATGAGTTGATTTGGAATTAGttccatttgataaaattcCTGAATTTGAATTGATCTTTCCTgcacagtggcggatccagaacttttcctaaggggggccCGCTAACTGAGCTAAGGGGGCCCTGCTCCAGTCATACTTCAATGATTCCCtgtataatcaaccaaatttttcccacaaaagggggggCCGGGGCCCCCCAGGCCCCCCCCCCTGGAACCGCCTGACTGCATCTCTAGTCAATCTAAAGGCTTGCATTAAAATTAACcaattacttttataaaatgaccatgaATAATAGCAATTGTAAGGTAAGATAcataatttcataaaacaatCTTCCAACTTAAATTGATCATATGTAATTTCTGTTCGCattatgagattttttttagtccctctggtatctttcacccctcTTTGACAAGTTGTTTATCtgagatttatatttttactcaTTAGAAAGTAATTACCTGTAAGTTATGGTCATGTCCACTGAGATATGCAGTGattttatatttctgtaaagTTGGTAGTAGTTTATCTATAAGACAATCAGTTGGACCATGCTCTGCTATGGAATACACAGGGTAGTGTCCAGCAACCAAAAGGTATGAGGCACTGAAAGgacatttagtttttattaataaGGAATGAAAGTATCAAATCTTAGTTTTGTACTATATAGCTTTCACTGGTTATATATGTATAGAGTTCTGATAAATCAGGAATTCATTTTACGGAGACTGCAAGTGTGGACGCAGAGAAGTGTGGATAGTTTGTTTGGATGCTTGGCAGTATGTTCGGTCAAAAAAGTTtcctaaagttttttttcatagttttctaCATTAAGCTGTGTTTAACATTGACAGCCATCCTAAGTATCAGACCAGTGCAAACACAAAAATTACCAGTGTTgtttattgaatatttgatttatatgttcAAGACTGTCATGCTAAGGTGACAATATTTGTACAAGTTGTATGGGATTACCAACTGATTCTATCAAAACATGCTTCCTTTAATAAATCCACACAGAGACAAAATAGAACCATTATTATGAGAAGACCATACATGCAGGTTCTCATAAACAATCTTGCACATCAAAATCACATTATGCAGAAATGCACCAAATGTGATCCTTCTctaattttgagatttttgttttattttaagaagCATGTACTTTAATCGGATCTAAACTTAACCAATGCAAtgtgttaaatgtttttttaaatttccagaTGAAGAATCATATCCCTACTATCAATGAATTAGAATTTCATGTTAAAGAAGTACATTGTAcacaaaatattacataaagcatgaaactttgaaaaagaaaacaattgtgTGTAAAATGATATCAAACTATCAGAtttaacttcaaattttaatgttaatCTGTAACTATGAGTACAATCTTACTTGCTtgtctgtatttgtttttctatccAAGTCAGCTGATCATCAGCAACCTTCTGATTGGCTGGTCCCTTGGGTTGTTTTACAAGAAAATCATGATCACTATTACCACAGAGAAGAACAGTGTCGATCATGATAATATCTACAGACATCTGGCTGCCTGGGATAGGGAAATTTAACTTGTAATAATAATCAGGAAAATTCCTGAAACAGAAATGAAATAGCTACTTTGATgtccatataaatataaacaatacactacagggagataactctgtcaaaatcagctgaacgtttaaaattatatttaattgttaGAGATTTATTATGCTTCTCACTGATCAAAATTAGCATTGTCAAACTGCTGatatatcaaaacaatattcaataatttaaaagtgtttagttcaaattttttgtaatttttatattattgtttaaacatcaaagtaaatattttgtcaaagttCTATGACATCTAAaggagccaaattaattttagagGAGATGATTGGTACTACATAAAGAATGGTATTTTGACTGGAGTAAAAAGCATCAGGTATCTTACCATCTGTCCTCAACTTTAGAATAAGCTATTTGTGCTGAAACATTGCCGTTATGATCATGATTACCAGCCACAAGGTAAAATGGTGTCTTCTGTAATGACGGGTcggtaaatactttgtcaaatgtttcctacaaaatacaattatacaatTAAGTATCATTTGTTATGATTGTTTATGTAAACACAAAACTACGGCAAACTATCTTACTGAAAATCTTTCAccagatatgttttttttttctatgttcagtgaaccacCAAATATgggtaaaaatataatatgacaTCAATTCTAAAAAGTTCACATCATAATGAAGGGcactataaaatatttaaacatagaaagttatgaattatttatctgttttaaCAAGATTCAATTTGATATGACATCAGTTAATTGTACCTTGAATCTTGCATCAGTTAATTGTACCTTGAATCTTGCATCAGTGACTGTTTTCACTCCATCGAAGTAGAAATTGTCACCTAGTGCTAAATTAAACTGTGTTCCGTAAGTAGAGGTTAGGGCACCCATGGCCTTTGCAGTCCCTGTCTCGATAGAAGTTGTGTATGGGACGGTTGGTAATCCTCCCCAATCCCCCATCACAAGGAACCTTAGACTGTCCACAGCCAAACATGatgctgaaacaaataatatacacaATTTTCTACCCTGTTTTATTTGGGCTTGACACATTGTAAGACACCTGTCTACTGTTTAGTTATTATACCTTAGTAtgatttttctatataaaacaataatgaacAAGTTATACTATTTCATTCCACGGACTATTCGCCAGTCAATAGTTTCAAAGACTATGACCCCGGTTCTTAAATAGCGTTATCATCATTTTTCCCATacttttttatacttatttttcATTGCACAAAAATGACGTAATGAACTTTTCTGCTTGGATTTGTGCGCTTAGTACTCATTTATTTTCTCTTCATTTATTTTGAGACTATTATTC is a genomic window of Mytilus trossulus isolate FHL-02 chromosome 1, PNRI_Mtr1.1.1.hap1, whole genome shotgun sequence containing:
- the LOC134698226 gene encoding tartrate-resistant acid phosphatase type 5-like isoform X1 gives rise to the protein MVDTMFDRSVKIKVAIIFLHFASCLAVDSLRFLVMGDWGGLPTVPYTTSIETGTAKAMGALTSTYGTQFNLALGDNFYFDGVKTVTDARFKVQLTDARFKETFDKVFTDPSLQKTPFYLVAGNHDHNGNVSAQIAYSKVEDRWNFPDYYYKLNFPIPGSQMSVDIIMIDTVLLCGNSDHDFLVKQPKGPANQKVADDQLTWIEKQIQTSNASYLLVAGHYPVYSIAEHGPTDCLIDKLLPTLQKYKITAYLSGHDHNLQHLLVTRPGLKMNFFVSGGANFADKSNKHKNEVPDKSSKFFWAEESQHGGFAYVEALATNMTWTFVNGKSENLYQYVLYPRS
- the LOC134698226 gene encoding tartrate-resistant acid phosphatase type 5-like isoform X2 encodes the protein MVDTMFDRSVKIKVAIIFLHFASCLAVDSLRFLVMGDWGGLPTVPYTTSIETGTAKAMGALTSTYGTQFNLALGDNFYFDGVKTVTDARFKETFDKVFTDPSLQKTPFYLVAGNHDHNGNVSAQIAYSKVEDRWNFPDYYYKLNFPIPGSQMSVDIIMIDTVLLCGNSDHDFLVKQPKGPANQKVADDQLTWIEKQIQTSNASYLLVAGHYPVYSIAEHGPTDCLIDKLLPTLQKYKITAYLSGHDHNLQHLLVTRPGLKMNFFVSGGANFADKSNKHKNEVPDKSSKFFWAEESQHGGFAYVEALATNMTWTFVNGKSENLYQYVLYPRS